A region from the Ursus arctos isolate Adak ecotype North America unplaced genomic scaffold, UrsArc2.0 scaffold_6, whole genome shotgun sequence genome encodes:
- the ZNF16 gene encoding zinc finger protein 16, which produces MPSLRARSEETEMEPSGPGPSPWIPAAQACVSDAPAVTHAGSALRDPHCCGYTEPGTTPSHHQQPDWDTRTKGKEFLQKKEVSEDLESQAEISENYTSDFSQAPELGELCDDVLERDWGTPDSERRVQSLYQEGGFTPVAVRLRSPLEKELGCDDFVRSFSLSPNPTASQGIPTEERPHLYDMCGHNFQHSMDLSSHEGFHIAESPLICNDCGKTFRGNPDLIQHQIIHTGQKSFICNECGKSFSQSSFLKNHQRSHVSEKPYQCSECRKTFSVHSNLIRHQSNHSGEKPYVCNECGKAFSQNSSLKKHQKSHMSEKPYECSECGKAFRRSSNLIQHQRIHSGEKPYVCNECGKAFRRSSNLIKHHRIHTGEKPFQCNDCGKAFSQSSHLRKHQRVHTGERPYECNECGKPFSRVSNLIKHHRVHTGEKPYKCGDCGKAFSQSSSLIQHRRIHTGEKPHVCNVCGKAFSYSSVLRKHQIIHTGEKPYECSICGKAFSHSSALIQHQGVHTGDKPYECHECGKTFGRSSNLILHQRVHTGEKPYECTECGKTFSQSSTLIQHQRIHNGLKPHECNQCGKAFNRSSNLIHHQKVHTGEKPYTCVECGKGFSQSSHLIQHQIIHTGERPYKCSECGKAFSQRSVLIQHQRIHTGVKPYDCSACGKAFSQRSKLVKHQLIHTRE; this is translated from the coding sequence ATTGGGACACCAGGACTAAGGGCAAGGAATTTCTTCAGAAGAAAGAAGTTTCTGAGGATTTGGAATCACAGGCAGAAATATCAGAAAACTATACCAGTGATTTTTCGCAAGCACCTGAGCTTGGAGAACTGTGTGATGATGTACTGGAGAGAGATTGGGGAACCCCTGACAGTGAGAGACGGGTGCAGTCACTCTACCAGGAGGGGGGCTTCACACCAGTGGCAGTGCGCCTTAGGAGCCCCTTAGAGAAAGAGCTGGGCTGTGATGACTTTGTAAGAAGCTTCAGTCTGAGCCCAAACCCAACAGCGTCTCAGGGAATTCCTACAGAAGAAAGGCCACATCTGTATGACATGTGTGGCCACAACTTCCAACACAGTATGGACTTAAGTAGCCATGAGGGGTTTCACATAGCTGAAAGCCCACTCATATGTAATGATTGTGGGAAAACCTTCAGAGGAAACCCTGATCTTATTCAGCATCAGATAATCCATACTGGACAGAAGTCCTTCATATGCAATGAATGTGGAAAATCCTTCAGCCAGAgctcatttcttaaaaatcatcaGAGATCTCATGTGAGTGAAAAACCCTACCAGTGCAGTGAGTGCAGGAAAACCTTCAGTGTGCACTCAAACCTCATTAGGCATCAGAGTAACCACAGCGGAGAGAAGCCTTATGTATgcaatgaatgtggaaaagccttcagcCAGAACTCAAGCCTTAAAAAGCACCAGAAGTCTCACATGAGTGAGAAGCCCTAtgaatgcagtgaatgtgggaaggcctttagaCGGAGCTCAAACCTCATCCAGCATCAAAGAATTCATTCTGGAGAGAAGCCGTATGTGTGCAacgaatgtgggaaggcctttaggCGGAGCTCAAATCTCATTAAACACCACAGGATTCACACAGGTGAGAAACCTTTTCAATGTAATGACTGTGGGAAAGCATTCAGCCAGAGCTCACACCTGAGGAAGCATCAGAGGGTTCACACTGGAGAGAGACCTTATGAGTGTAATGAGTGTGGCAAACCATTCAGCCGGGTCTCCAACCTCATTAAGCATCACAGggttcacactggagagaaaccttataagTGCGGTGACTGCGGGAAGGCCTTCAGTCAGAGTTCAAGCCTCATTCAGCATCggagaattcacactggagaaaagccTCATGTATGTAATGTGTGTGGAAAAGCCTTTAGTTACAGCTCAGTGCTCAGAAAGCACCAGATAatccacacaggagagaagccGTATGAATGTAGCATctgtgggaaggccttcagcCACAGCTCAGCCCTCATTCAGCATCAGGGTGTGCACACAGGTGACAAGCCCTATGAGTGTCACGAATGTGGAAAAACATTTGGTCGGAGTTCCAACCTTATCCTTCACCAACGAGTTCACACCGGAGAGAAACCCTACGAATGTACCGAATGTGGAAAAACCTTCAGCCAGAGTTCAACTCTCATTCAGCATCAGAGAATCCATAATGGATTGAAACCCCATGAATGTAACCAGTGTGGTAAAGCCTTCAACCGAAGCTCAAACCTCATTCACCACCAGAAagttcacactggagagaagccgTATACGTGTGTTGAGTGTGGTAAAGGCTTCAGCCAGAGTTCACACCTTATTCAACATCAGATAATTCACACTGGTGAAAGGCCCTAtaagtgcagtgaatgtgggaaggccttcagtCAGCGTTCAGTCCTCATCCAGCACCAGAGGATCCACACTGGCGTGAAGCCCTATGACTGCTCTGcttgtgggaaagccttcagccaGAGGTCCAAGTTGGTCAAACACCAACTGATCCACACCAGGGAGTGA